The DNA sequence GCCATGTCTTCTCATTGGCCTGCTGGGATGGAGGAAGGGACAAGGGGATAGATGGGCCATAGCCGCATGTCCTTTGCCTGCTTCCTTTCCCCTGGtctttcccccctttcctggggccatggagctggggaaacattttggggaggggagggttATAGGGGATCAGGGCAACAGAATGGTCCCTGTGCTCTAGTACACATCTTGAATGCCACAAGCTGCCCTGTTGggccagtgccagccctgctggcagctATGCCAGAGGCTTCACATCCCTGAGACGATGAGTCAGTTCCCATGAGTCAAGGAGGCTGATCCCGGTGACAGCAATGCTTTCCTTGGCTCTGCTGTGCCAAAAGAGAGAGTCACTTTCTCCAGCTTTCTCCTTGGCCTTTCTCTGCCCTGCTCAGTGCCAGCACCCTGGGCTCTCTGTGCTTTCCAGACGACCTGTCGTGCTCACCTCGCATGCATCATTCAAATGGTTGGAAAGAGCCACCAACAAGGTTCTGTTCCCCTGTTGGGACAAACCCCTGGGTTAAAATTAAAGGGTACTGCTGCCCTGTGCCGAGCACGCAGCAGGTCCTTCCTGTgtgccctgtcccagcccagggaaggcTGTGCCCTTGCTTTCCAGGCACTGTGTCCCTCATGgtcccctctccccacagcGATGTGATGTTTGTGgtgggccaggagcagcagaaggtgTTTGCACACCGCTGTGTGCTGGCGTGCCGCTGTCAGGCATTCCATGGGATGCTCAGCCAGGCACCAGTGGGCAGCCAGGACTCCTCCAGCAGCGTCCCACCCCAGGGCCCCTTCATCCTGGGCAACGTGCAGCCTGAGGTCTTCCTGGCCGTCATTGAGTTCCTCTACACCAACAGTGTCACCCTCAACAGCCATATAGTGagtggggatggggctggcagggaccaTGGGTATGGGAGGGACAAGTaaggggatggaggggaaggGAGTGCTTTGCTTTGCAACTCTTGGTGTGCCAAAGTTGGAGGAGATGGTCTATGTGATGCTCTGTCTGGCTAACAATGTAATaaatgtgtgtgtggggggaATCTCAGCACAGTGGGGTGTCCAGAGCACCTTGTCCCAGTCTTGGGACTTCTGGCTGTGCACACCCTGAATGGTGAGAatggggacaccacagcaggAGACCTAAATTTTTCTCCATGCACCAGCCTTATCTCCCACGCACCACTCAGGAGCTCCACTCAGGAGCACACCTGCCCTTTACCCTGGGCTGCTGTGCCCGTCCATGGTCCTGCATGCTGGTGATCACAAAGTCCCTCTTGCCTGCAGGCACTGGAGGTGCTGACCTCATCGGTGGAGTACGGCTTGCAGGACCTGTGCAAGGTACGGTGCTGTATAGGCTAGGGACAGTGGTTCCTGAGTGTTCCTGGGATGGGCAGCACCCCAAGGTGGTCCCTGCATGGCTGGTAGCTGGATGTGCCTCTGAGGAAAGCACCATGGTGCATCATGCAGGCTTGGCCCTGCTTCTCCATCCTGGAAGGTCTCACCAGTGGGATCCCCCTTGgggggtgcagcagcagcagggaatcCCACAGGGGAATCCCGAGAAATCATGGGGGAAGACATGGAGTTTCACATCTCCTGCACAGCAAAGGTCAGAAGGGAAGCCCCTGTGCCTTCGCCCACATGTGCACTCTGGTCATCTGACAGGATGATGCAGTTAAAGAGAGCCCCGATCCTTGGAGCAGTCAGCACCCCAGCTGTGTTGCTGGTGCTGCCAAGGCAATGGTGCTTTGGGTGGGAAGGTTTTGAGAAGGCAGCAGGGAGCAAAGAGGAAGGGTTGGAGCTGAATGAGGAGGGGCCAGGGAACTGAAGCAGCTCGGTGTTGGGGAGGGTTGCCAGGCCACGTCATCAGCTTGATTCCTGAATTACAGCCTGGCTGAACGCATGACCCGAGATCTCACACCCAgacttcccctccctccccatcacACTGGGGAAGTACCTCGGGAGCTGAGGAATTGTGGGCTGCCAGGGTGGTGGGATGGGACCTCTGTGAACAAGCTCAGCCAAAGCCCAGATGTGGCAGAGCTGCCAAACAGATGTCTGGGCACGGAAGGGATATAAGGGGTGCAGCAGAAAAGGGGGACCCGGTGCTCCTATCATGGGTCACACCCCACCACGTCAGGGTGGTGCAAATGCATGCTGAGGGGGATTACCTGCATAGAAGAGGGGTGGGAGGGAAAGGGGCTGACCAAGAACAGCTGGTGAAACCATGTCAGTGTGCCCAGCTGCAGGGTGACCTCATATCCCTCCTGTTAATGACTCAGGGCCCTTCTGCCCTTCTGCCCTAGCTGATAGCTCCTCTCTGCATGTCATATCCCCTTGGGGACTCTGCTAGGCAGCTGAGATAGGGAGAAGAGAGGTCACACTCACTGATAAACATGCTGGTCTGGCTGCATCCCACCTGCATCTTCCATGTCTGGGATGCAGCTGGAGATGCCAGTCCCCTAGCAGTCACAGCCAGAGCATGGCTGGTGGGTAAGGCTGGGGCAAAGCTGAGGTCACCCAGTGCACTGCAGCTGGCACCAGGATTGTGTCCTGTGGCAGAATGTGGGTGGCACATGTAGACAGCATTAAGGGACCCACCTGGGGCTATCAGATTGGCTGGGTTTGGTCACATCAGTCTTGGTCCCTGGCTCCATCAGTGGCCAAGCTGGCTGCTCACATCCACACTGCAAGACCTCATCCCACAGCCCATTGCTTATGAAATCCTGGGGGCTGGAGGTGCCTCTACCCCACATTCCATGTGCTGGGCCTCAGGGGATGCTGAGAGTTGTGTGGGGGGAGATGGCAGGTTTGTGTCCCCCCCCTCTGCCCACCCTCTCCCTGTCTGCCTTCCAGCTCTGTGTCAAGTTCATCAAGGACACGCTGAGTGTGGAGCAGGTCTGCGAGGCCCTGCAGGTAAGAGTGACACCAGTAGGGTCACAAAGGGTTAAAAATAACCTGTACAGTTTTGGGGCAGGAACAGAACTTGACCTTTCTGTTCTCTGCTGGACAGTGGGGCAGGATTTCCCACTcacccctggcccagctgctgccctgccagctcccagacCACTGGTACCAGGGCTGCAAGGGACAGTGTGGCCTCCAGAGCATGGCAGAGAAGTGTCTTCACActgccctgagctgggctggcCAGAAGCAGTGCCAGGACTTTGTCATCATCTGTATGATAGGAGACTGGGACGCTGGGTTTTGGGGAGCCAGTCCCAAAACCCTTGCTGAGAGCTGAGGCACCTAAAAATAGCCTTGGGAAGATCCTAATGGCCCATGCCATGCTACTTGGTGGGTCCAAAGCTGCTCCCCAGAGAAGGGGGATTTGTTTCATCTCGCACAAGCTGAAATAATCTTGGGGTGAGGTGCCggccccagagcagagccccagccagATGTGATGCCAGACCATTGCGACATAAACAAAGCTAAAACTGGCccagaggaaacaaaacaagaaaccccaaaaccccagaagAAACTAAACCTGAAGAAAACAGCTTGTCTGTCCTCCTCACTTACGTCAGGACTGGTCCCTTGCTGTGGTGGAGGGGGAGGTGGTGTTCGCCCTGCCTTTGCTTTTCTCGAGTACCCCACACACAGGGGCTGCTGTGTGTGTGGGGATGGGGTTATGCCCTCCTGGTAACCAGATGGACAGGGCCAACCCTGGAACAAGCATTGCTCAGTAGGGTTGGGAGAAAATGAGAgcaaccccaaattcctgctgcagtGGGGGTTGGCAGCTATGggtcaggctggggctggcaccaGGGGTATGGGGTGCCTGTGGGGGACTTTAAGCTGATCCTGTGCCCACACAAAGAGCACTGGGGACTGGTGGTTTCATGTGCCTGCAGTGTGACCCTTTGAGTACAGCACTAGGGCCTCTCCCCCACTGTGGGCTCAGTGACCTGTCTGAGCAGAGGTGGAAAATCACATGTCCTGCTAAGGGTGAGGCTGGGTGACCATTGTGAGCATTAGAGCCACCAAAACATTTGCTGTTGGGCAGGCCAGAAAAGGAGGGGACCTTGGTGCCCCTTCCTTCCCATGTTTTTACTGTGGTACCCAGCCCAGAGGGATGTCTACCTCACCTATGTCCCTGAGAGTGCCAGTGTTTCTGTAGGGCTTTGGCAGGGAGTCCCTCCTGCCCTGGACCCCTTGCAGGTGTCTGTGTTGTctcacaggctgctgtgacctaTGGGCAGGTGgacctccagcagcactgcctggccTTCATCGAGGGCAGCACCGCGGTACGGTGGCAGGTGATGGGGGAGCATGATGCCAGGGTAGGGGGGGCACGTGGCATGGAGAACATTGCATGAGGCAGGGGAGTAGGGCCCCTAAAGACAGGATGTCtggaggctgggagaggagcaaGTGGTATTTGGAGAAAAGATGCTGGGTGACTGGGAGAGGCAGGCTGGGGCATAGTGGAGTGCTAGGGGATTGAGTTTGGATTGGGGGATGCTGGAGTGCCAGGCACCAGGATGTGTCTGATGGATGGGGTGGTGGTTATGTGGGGTCCTGGTTCCAGCACGCAGTGGTGTGCTGGCAGGCAGTGGTGCGGACACAGGGCTTCCGTGAGCTCTCCGACGTGGTGCTGGCACGGGTGCTGCGCAGTGACCGCCTGGCCGTGGACGAGCTGGACCTGGTGCAGGCTGTGCGGGAGTGGGCACACGTCAGCTCAGTGAGTGTCACACAGCAACGACCACCCAGGAGTGCCTGGGCCCCCACCTGCCCCGGCTGGGAATGTCGGCACCCCATCCCTGAGGCCAGGGCTCTGTGATGGGAGTGTCACTCCCCCCAGGCCCCTGCCTCCCCTGGTGCCCAGGACATCACCAGACTCATCCCTCACATCCTGATGTCTGACAGGCTGTCCTAGAGCGTCCAGTGCCAGAGGTGGCTGCCCTGCCCGTGAGGGAGCTGCGTCTGCCCTTGCTGGCACCCAGCGAACTGGTGACACTGGAGAGCTACAACCAGCAGGACCTCCTCATCCCGGTGAGCTGCTGCCTGTTCTTAGTGTCTCCTGACTGACCTCTAGGGCTGGAGGATGCTACAGAGGATGGGCAGAGGAGGACCATGCTGTGGCAGTGCTGATGCCCCcatccctctccctgtccccacaggtggAGAACATCGCAGCAGCCTGGCGTGCCCATGCACTGAGGAAGGGCAGTGGGGTGCCCTCCCGCCTCTGCCGTCCTCGTCGGGGCACGCGGCCCCGCGACCATCACCGTCACCTCGAGCCACACGCCAAGTAGGGGCTGGGCAACGAGCTTTGTCCAGCCCAACTGGGGActctgcagcagggcagggtgtgGGGCTGGGCACTGATGCTGCCGTGGCCAAGAGCATCAATAAGGTGCTTTGTCCCGTGTCACAGCGTTGGGACCAGGCAGGGTTCCTGGATCACCCCCAAAAGTGATGCAGGGGGCTGGTGGTAGGGTAGAGCTGGGCTATGCGATGGGTGCAAGGACACTGCAGGTTGCCCAGGCAGTGAACCAAGGGTGGTGGGGCTGCAGAgatccctgtgggatggggaccCAAGATGAGCTCCCAGTTCCCCGGGGCCGTGCTGCCCTCCCCTGGCAgcggggctgtgctgcagcGCGAGAGAGCATCAGCACCTGCCcggacaggggcacagggactCTGGGGCTTGGGCTGGGTGCAGGTAGGAGGGGACAAATGGGCATCTTTACATGCACCGCTGCACCGACAGGCTCCCACCCACCCCCCAAGCCCCGCCAAGCCCTGCCAGCAGGCCACACACACGCAGGACAGGCTGCCAGCCCCCCCATGTGCCACACAGTGTGCAGCCCCCCCTTAGACCCAGCTGTGTGTACACACAGCTGGGTCTGTCTCAAGCACATGTACCC is a window from the Poecile atricapillus isolate bPoeAtr1 chromosome 7, bPoeAtr1.hap1, whole genome shotgun sequence genome containing:
- the BTBD19 gene encoding BTB/POZ domain-containing protein 19 isoform X2 encodes the protein MGRAVRRSVLASSPGWPASRQPPDSLPPSCSLLPPACSSFRRSLRQPMAGPCSARLQGDVAAFSAALRTLVNNPQFSDVMFVVGQEQQKVFAHRCVLACRCQAFHGMLSQAPVGSQDSSSSVPPQGPFILGNVQPEVFLAVIEFLYTNSVTLNSHIALEVLTSSVEYGLQDLCKLCVKFIKDTLSVEQVCEALQAAVTYGQVDLQQHCLAFIEGSTAVRWQAVVRTQGFRELSDVVLARVLRSDRLAVDELDLVQAVREWAHVSSAVLERPVPEVAALPVRELRLPLLAPSELVTLESYNQQDLLIPVENIAAAWRAHALRKGSGVPSRLCRPRRGTRPRDHHRHLEPHAK
- the BTBD19 gene encoding BTB/POZ domain-containing protein 19 isoform X4; translated protein: MGRAVRRSVLASSPGWPASRQPPDSLPPSCSLLPPACSSFRRSLRQPMAGPCSARLQGDVAAFSAALRTLVNNPQFSDVMFVVGQEQQKVFAHRCVLACRCQAFHGMLSQAPVGSQDSSSSVPPQGPFILGNVQPEVFLAVIEFLYTNSVTLNSHIALEVLTSSVEYGLQDLCKLCVKFIKDTLSVEQVCEALQAVVRTQGFRELSDVVLARVLRSDRLAVDELDLVQAVREWAHVSSAVLERPVPEVAALPVRELRLPLLAPSELVTLESYNQQDLLIPVENIAAAWRAHALRKGSGVPSRLCRPRRGTRPRDHHRHLEPHAK
- the BTBD19 gene encoding BTB/POZ domain-containing protein 19 isoform X1, with translation MGRAVRRSVLASSPGWPASRQPPDSLPPSCSLLPPACSSFRRSLRQPMAGPCSARLQGDVAAFSAALRTLVNNPQFSDVMFVVGQEQQKVFAHRCVLACRCQAFHGMLSQAPVGSQDSSSSVPPQGPFILGNVQPEVFLAVIEFLYTNSVTLNSHIALEVLTSSVEYGLQDLCKLCVKFIKDTLSVEQVCEALQAAVTYGQVDLQQHCLAFIEGSTAHAVVCWQAVVRTQGFRELSDVVLARVLRSDRLAVDELDLVQAVREWAHVSSAVLERPVPEVAALPVRELRLPLLAPSELVTLESYNQQDLLIPVENIAAAWRAHALRKGSGVPSRLCRPRRGTRPRDHHRHLEPHAK
- the BTBD19 gene encoding BTB/POZ domain-containing protein 19 isoform X3, whose product is MGRAVRRSVLASSPGWPASRQPPDSLPPSCSLLPPACSSFRRSLRQPMAGPCSARLQGDVAAFSAALRTLVNNPQFSDVMFVVGQEQQKVFAHRCVLACRCQAFHGMLSQAPVGSQDSSSSVPPQGPFILGNVQPEVFLAVIEFLYTNSVTLNSHIALEVLTSSVEYGLQDLCKLCVKFIKDTLSVEQVCEALQAAVTYGQVDLQQHCLAFIEGSTAAVVRTQGFRELSDVVLARVLRSDRLAVDELDLVQAVREWAHVSSAVLERPVPEVAALPVRELRLPLLAPSELVTLESYNQQDLLIPVENIAAAWRAHALRKGSGVPSRLCRPRRGTRPRDHHRHLEPHAK